A window of Chthoniobacterales bacterium contains these coding sequences:
- the eno gene encoding phosphopyruvate hydratase codes for MSISAIADIRAREILDSRGNPTVEADVELSGGAVGRAAVPSGASTGEHEAWELRDGVKARYGGKGVTKAVAAIEKQIAEELVGIDAFDQVTVDKTMIALDGTKNKSALGANALLAVSLATAHAAASQQGIPLFKYLGGPNAKVLPVPMMNIINGGAHSDAPIDFQEFMIIPKGAPTFREALRYGTEIFHALKSILKDRGLATAIGDEGGFAPKFNDADDALATISQAIEKAGYKLGEEIFFGLDAASSEFFDKESGLYIFKKSDGSKRTAAELVSYYKELQAKYPIISIEDGCAENDWAGWKTLTDAMGSTTQLVGDDLFVTNVEFLQKGIDQGVANSILVKVNQIGTLTETLDAIELAKENRYTAVISHRSGETEDTTIADIAVATNAGQIKTGSLCRTDRVAKYNQLLRIEEELGDNAIYGGKMR; via the coding sequence ATGTCCATCTCTGCCATTGCTGATATCCGCGCCCGTGAAATCCTTGATTCCCGTGGCAACCCCACCGTCGAAGCCGACGTCGAACTTTCCGGCGGAGCTGTCGGACGCGCTGCCGTTCCGAGCGGTGCCAGCACTGGCGAACACGAAGCCTGGGAACTCCGCGATGGCGTGAAAGCCCGCTACGGCGGCAAAGGCGTGACCAAGGCTGTCGCGGCAATCGAAAAGCAGATCGCCGAGGAACTCGTCGGCATCGACGCCTTCGATCAAGTCACCGTCGATAAAACAATGATCGCCCTCGACGGCACGAAGAATAAATCGGCTCTCGGTGCCAATGCGCTGCTCGCCGTTTCCCTCGCCACTGCCCACGCCGCTGCCTCGCAGCAGGGCATCCCGCTTTTCAAATATCTCGGCGGGCCAAACGCCAAGGTGTTGCCCGTGCCGATGATGAACATCATCAATGGCGGTGCGCACTCCGATGCGCCGATTGATTTCCAGGAATTCATGATCATTCCGAAGGGCGCGCCGACGTTTCGCGAGGCATTGCGCTATGGCACGGAGATTTTCCACGCGCTCAAGAGCATCCTGAAAGATCGCGGACTCGCCACGGCCATCGGTGATGAAGGCGGTTTCGCTCCGAAATTCAACGACGCCGACGACGCGCTGGCGACCATTTCCCAGGCCATCGAAAAGGCTGGCTACAAGCTGGGCGAGGAGATTTTCTTCGGCCTCGATGCGGCTTCCAGTGAATTTTTCGACAAGGAAAGCGGACTCTACATTTTCAAGAAATCCGACGGCTCGAAGCGGACTGCGGCGGAGTTAGTTTCTTATTACAAAGAGTTGCAGGCAAAATATCCGATCATCTCCATCGAAGACGGCTGCGCCGAAAACGATTGGGCTGGCTGGAAGACGCTCACCGACGCAATGGGCTCCACGACGCAGCTCGTCGGCGACGATTTGTTTGTCACGAATGTCGAGTTCCTCCAAAAGGGCATCGACCAGGGCGTGGCCAACTCCATCCTCGTGAAGGTCAACCAAATCGGCACCCTCACCGAGACGCTCGACGCCATCGAGCTCGCCAAGGAAAACCGCTACACCGCCGTCATCAGCCATCGCTCCGGCGAGACCGAGGACACCACTATCGCCGACATCGCCGTCGCGACGAATGCGGGCCAGATCAAGACCGGCTCGCTCTGCCGCACCGACCGCGTGGCCAAGTACAACCAGCTCCTCCGCATCGAGGAAGAACTAGGTGACAACGCCATTTATGGCGGTAAGATGCGCTGA
- a CDS encoding GreA/GreB family elongation factor, with protein sequence MLPEIQKLVDAGQLNSQHGEKMENLTPGTWVLHKSWGFGQIESWNDLVGQVIINFQSKKAHPMQFQYAAETLAAVPPDHFLVKKATGADQLKVLASSEPAELLRMILADHDNKLTVDQLTKLIVPDLMTEAGFKKWWDAAKKTAKTGGLIAIPAKRTEPILLRENALSRTDELIATFQTARQTRDQLAAADQIVKNLALFGPELDKLKPVVTALGTIAAQNQKLNTADAMELLIARDEITATYLSLAVSQSNLTLEKMLADEEGRLNEVLPNIGAARQRKVLAAFPKAFPDRWIEKVTRLLQRANTRIAGEVARLLEEQGNTGELERALDKGIREHSISSDGLIWLAKERKKYPDYTKTGLFTAIISAIERNQQSEIKATRLQDLLMEDRELVSDMVEGANSHDARDVMRKLMMTNVFEELTKRSLLARVIKAHPELQTMLSGDVTEKEEQLIVSWTSLEKRKEEYEDLLTKKIPENVKEISAAREHGDLRENFEYKAAKDQQTVLQRRKAEIEHMLGLSRGTSFENPDTSRVSIGTVVEITDTATSERETFTILGAWDSEPTSNVISYLTSIAQGLIGHGVGETVSLPTERGTKQVRIEKITPYTGPLSVK encoded by the coding sequence ATGCTGCCAGAAATTCAGAAACTCGTCGATGCCGGTCAACTCAACTCCCAACATGGCGAGAAAATGGAAAATCTCACTCCCGGAACGTGGGTCCTCCACAAAAGCTGGGGCTTCGGCCAGATCGAATCCTGGAACGACCTCGTGGGTCAGGTCATTATCAATTTCCAGTCGAAAAAAGCGCACCCGATGCAGTTTCAATACGCTGCGGAAACTCTGGCCGCAGTGCCGCCGGATCATTTCCTCGTTAAAAAAGCGACCGGAGCCGACCAGCTCAAAGTCCTCGCCAGCAGCGAGCCCGCGGAGCTTCTGCGGATGATTCTGGCCGATCACGACAATAAATTAACGGTCGATCAGCTCACGAAATTGATCGTGCCAGATCTCATGACCGAGGCCGGTTTCAAAAAATGGTGGGACGCCGCAAAAAAGACCGCGAAGACTGGCGGACTCATCGCCATTCCCGCCAAGCGGACTGAGCCGATCCTGCTCCGGGAGAACGCGTTGTCTCGGACGGATGAATTGATTGCCACCTTCCAAACTGCTCGCCAGACCCGCGATCAACTCGCCGCCGCCGATCAGATCGTCAAGAATCTCGCTCTCTTCGGCCCGGAACTCGACAAACTCAAACCGGTTGTCACCGCCCTCGGCACCATCGCCGCGCAAAATCAGAAATTGAACACCGCCGACGCGATGGAACTCCTCATTGCCCGCGACGAGATCACCGCCACCTATCTTTCGCTCGCCGTCTCCCAGAGCAATCTAACCCTCGAAAAAATGCTCGCCGACGAGGAGGGCCGCTTGAATGAAGTGCTGCCCAACATCGGCGCCGCCCGCCAGCGCAAAGTGCTCGCCGCGTTTCCGAAGGCGTTCCCCGATCGCTGGATCGAAAAAGTCACCCGCCTCCTGCAACGCGCCAACACCCGCATTGCCGGCGAAGTCGCCCGCCTCCTCGAAGAACAGGGAAACACAGGCGAGTTAGAGCGCGCTCTGGACAAGGGCATTCGCGAGCATTCCATTTCCTCCGACGGCCTGATCTGGCTGGCCAAGGAGCGCAAGAAATATCCCGATTACACGAAGACCGGGCTCTTCACCGCGATCATTTCCGCGATCGAACGCAATCAGCAGAGCGAAATCAAAGCCACCCGTTTGCAGGATCTCCTGATGGAAGATCGCGAGCTCGTTTCCGACATGGTCGAGGGCGCGAATTCGCACGACGCCCGCGACGTCATGCGCAAACTGATGATGACCAATGTCTTCGAGGAACTGACGAAGCGCTCGTTGCTCGCCCGCGTCATCAAGGCGCATCCCGAGTTGCAAACGATGCTCTCCGGCGACGTGACCGAAAAGGAGGAGCAACTCATCGTTTCCTGGACCAGCCTCGAGAAGCGCAAAGAGGAATACGAGGACCTGCTGACCAAGAAAATCCCCGAGAACGTGAAGGAAATCAGTGCCGCCCGCGAGCACGGCGATTTGCGCGAGAACTTCGAATACAAGGCCGCCAAGGACCAGCAAACCGTCCTCCAGCGCCGCAAAGCCGAGATCGAGCACATGCTCGGCCTCTCCCGCGGCACGAGCTTTGAAAATCCCGACACGAGCCGCGTCTCCATCGGCACAGTCGTGGAAATCACCGACACCGCCACCTCCGAGCGCGAGACCTTCACCATCCTCGGTGCGTGGGACAGCGAGCCGACTTCCAATGTTATCTCCTACCTCACCTCCATCGCTCAGGGTCTGATCGGCCACGGCGTCGGCGAAACGGTTTCCCTGCCCACCGAACGCGGCACCAAACAAGTCCGCATCGAAAAAATCACCCCCTACACCGGCCCGCTCTCGGTGAAATAA
- a CDS encoding exopolysaccharide biosynthesis protein, whose amino-acid sequence MPHPTADAIPPVRLRVSASFRELLAHSQGRQMTIHELEKFLRAEGFLVFLLMLGLPFILPVPLPVSTPFGLAIILISSAIALGREPWLPAFIRQRHIQDRFLAKILKGVIRVMVFLEKFTRPRLNFMSHRLVLAAVAWGIAYGGLMLCLPLPVPGTNCLPALSIIFFSAGLIEKDGVFVLLGLLFSILATAYLAFTFLMGRNALQWIWNAVF is encoded by the coding sequence ATGCCTCATCCAACTGCCGACGCCATTCCCCCGGTCCGCCTCCGGGTGTCGGCTAGTTTTCGCGAGTTGCTGGCGCATTCCCAAGGGCGGCAGATGACCATCCATGAGCTGGAGAAATTTCTTCGCGCCGAGGGCTTTCTGGTCTTTCTCCTGATGCTGGGACTTCCATTTATATTGCCGGTGCCCCTGCCCGTCTCGACTCCATTTGGACTGGCGATTATTTTGATCAGCAGTGCCATCGCACTCGGGCGCGAGCCGTGGCTGCCGGCGTTCATCCGCCAGCGCCACATCCAGGATCGGTTCCTCGCAAAAATCCTCAAAGGCGTGATCCGCGTGATGGTTTTCCTGGAGAAATTTACCCGGCCCCGGCTGAATTTCATGTCGCATCGGCTGGTTCTCGCCGCCGTCGCCTGGGGCATCGCTTACGGCGGGCTCATGCTCTGCCTGCCGCTGCCGGTGCCGGGGACGAATTGCCTGCCGGCGCTCTCGATCATCTTTTTTTCCGCCGGGTTGATCGAGAAGGACGGCGTCTTTGTTTTGCTCGGCCTGCTCTTTTCGATTTTGGCGACGGCTTATCTCGCTTTCACTTTCCTGATGGGCCGAAACGCGTTGCAATGGATATGGAACGCAGTTTTCTAA
- a CDS encoding exosortase system-associated protein, TIGR04073 family, whose product MKLFICSLLLVASFGMARADIQDPPGKKYDGRRKFDRGVANILYGTAELPHTICVVNNEEGNSAAFSVGILSGLRRSAQRMGVGVFEVLTHPFPLNRGTYKPYLKSPTRNHNGTFGEFPPELGFESSYGYARH is encoded by the coding sequence ATGAAATTATTCATCTGCTCCCTCCTCCTCGTGGCTAGTTTCGGCATGGCCCGCGCCGACATTCAAGATCCTCCCGGCAAAAAGTATGATGGCCGCCGCAAGTTTGACCGTGGTGTGGCTAATATTCTCTACGGCACCGCGGAACTTCCGCACACTATATGCGTCGTAAACAATGAGGAAGGCAACTCGGCTGCCTTCAGTGTCGGCATTCTCTCTGGTCTGCGCCGCTCTGCCCAACGCATGGGAGTGGGAGTGTTTGAAGTGCTCACGCATCCTTTCCCGCTGAATCGCGGCACCTATAAGCCCTACTTGAAGAGCCCGACGCGTAACCATAATGGCACTTTCGGGGAATTCCCGCCTGAGCTGGGCTTCGAATCCTCCTACGGCTACGCCCGTCATTAA
- a CDS encoding class I SAM-dependent RNA methyltransferase, which produces MPRPTVDNNPAILTIGDVGFGGKGVARHEGKVVFIPFVLPGEVVLAKTTREHKSFSEASLVRILQPSEHRTEPPCPYFGTCGGCSYQHATYPHQLEIKQQQVRDTLRRIGKLDAAVEPTVPSPTPFAYRNRITVHVQEGDIGFFAYDEHKIVSIERCPIASEAVNAELTELRKKRPRDGHYTLRERSDERTFRQTNDTVAELLANAVGDHLPAHGPLLIDAYCGSGFFLKRFVDRFDQAIGLEWSQYAVAAAQKTCAPHESYQLGDVGLLLDDTLTWAPAGTTLLLDPPAEGLAPQVTRSILAHPPQTILYISCNPSTLARDLGKLAAAYTVRRVQPFDMFPQTAEIEVLAILELQNPI; this is translated from the coding sequence GTGCCACGTCCCACTGTCGATAACAACCCCGCCATCCTCACCATTGGCGATGTCGGGTTTGGTGGAAAAGGCGTCGCGCGTCACGAGGGCAAGGTCGTGTTCATTCCCTTCGTCCTCCCGGGCGAAGTCGTTCTCGCAAAAACCACTCGCGAACACAAAAGCTTTTCCGAGGCGAGTCTGGTTCGCATCTTGCAGCCATCGGAGCATCGCACCGAGCCGCCGTGTCCCTATTTCGGCACCTGCGGCGGCTGCTCCTACCAGCACGCCACGTATCCGCACCAACTCGAAATCAAGCAGCAGCAAGTCCGCGACACGCTGCGCCGCATCGGCAAACTCGACGCCGCCGTCGAGCCCACCGTCCCCTCGCCCACGCCGTTCGCCTACCGCAACCGCATCACCGTCCACGTGCAGGAAGGCGACATCGGTTTTTTTGCCTACGACGAACACAAAATTGTCTCCATCGAGCGCTGCCCCATCGCCAGCGAAGCCGTAAATGCCGAACTCACCGAGCTGCGCAAAAAACGTCCGCGCGACGGACATTACACGCTCCGCGAGCGCTCCGACGAACGCACTTTTCGCCAGACCAACGACACCGTGGCCGAGCTTCTCGCCAACGCCGTCGGCGACCACCTTCCCGCCCATGGACCGCTCCTGATCGACGCCTATTGCGGCTCCGGTTTCTTCCTGAAACGCTTCGTCGATCGTTTCGATCAAGCCATCGGCCTCGAATGGAGCCAATACGCCGTCGCCGCCGCCCAGAAAACCTGCGCCCCGCACGAGTCGTACCAGCTCGGCGACGTCGGCCTGCTCCTCGACGACACCCTCACCTGGGCCCCCGCCGGCACCACGCTCCTGCTCGATCCGCCCGCCGAGGGACTCGCCCCGCAAGTCACCCGCTCCATTCTCGCGCACCCGCCGCAGACGATTCTCTATATTAGCTGCAATCCCTCCACGCTCGCACGCGATTTGGGGAAACTGGCCGCCGCTTACACCGTCCGCCGCGTGCAGCCGTTCGACATGTTTCCGCAGACCGCCGAGATCGAAGTTCTCGCCATTCTCGAACTCCAGAATCCGATCTAA
- a CDS encoding aldo/keto reductase, with translation MKTRRFGRTEIQIPVLSCGGMRYQESWNDLTPEDIPTAGQNNLEATIQRALELGINHIETARGYGSSEMQLGFLLPRLDREKLIIQTKLAPQETREKFIEAFELSLKNLQLDYVDLFSIHGINNAEVLAQTLAPGGALECAQQFQREGRVRHIGFSTHGTCAEITKALKTDAFSYVNLHWYFVNDLNWPAILEAEKRDIGVFIISPNDKGGKLYDPPKKLVDLCAPLTPMAFNDLYCLSRPQVHTLSIGASKPSDFDAHIEALKHYDSRAETIAPIEMRLRSEMNRVLGADWTANWWKNIPEYHELPGEINVLEILRLWSLAKSLDLVSFGKMRYNLLGNAGHWFPGTNAKTFDAHALAPLLAGSAFADRIPQILTEANDILLGEEVQRLSKSD, from the coding sequence ATGAAAACCCGACGCTTTGGCCGCACTGAGATTCAGATTCCCGTCCTCTCCTGTGGCGGGATGCGTTACCAGGAAAGCTGGAACGACCTCACGCCCGAGGACATTCCCACCGCCGGCCAGAACAACCTCGAAGCCACCATCCAGCGCGCACTCGAGTTAGGCATCAATCACATCGAGACCGCCCGGGGCTACGGCTCGAGCGAGATGCAACTCGGCTTCCTTTTGCCGCGGCTCGACCGGGAAAAACTCATCATCCAGACCAAGCTCGCACCGCAGGAAACGCGCGAGAAATTCATCGAAGCCTTCGAGCTTTCGCTGAAAAACCTGCAACTCGATTACGTCGATCTTTTCTCCATTCACGGCATTAACAACGCCGAGGTTCTCGCGCAAACTCTCGCCCCCGGCGGCGCTCTCGAGTGCGCCCAGCAATTTCAACGCGAAGGCCGCGTCCGGCACATCGGATTCTCCACTCACGGCACTTGCGCGGAGATCACCAAGGCACTCAAAACCGACGCGTTTTCCTACGTGAACCTGCACTGGTATTTCGTGAACGACCTCAACTGGCCCGCTATTCTCGAAGCCGAAAAACGCGACATCGGCGTCTTCATTATTTCGCCCAACGACAAAGGCGGGAAACTCTACGATCCACCGAAAAAGCTCGTCGATCTTTGCGCCCCGCTCACGCCAATGGCCTTTAACGACCTCTATTGCCTGTCCCGCCCTCAAGTTCACACCCTCAGCATCGGCGCGAGCAAACCGAGCGACTTCGACGCCCATATCGAGGCGCTCAAACATTACGATTCCAGAGCGGAAACCATCGCTCCGATAGAAATGCGACTCCGCTCAGAAATGAACCGCGTCCTCGGTGCCGACTGGACCGCCAACTGGTGGAAAAACATTCCCGAATACCACGAGTTGCCCGGCGAAATCAATGTCCTGGAAATCCTCCGCCTCTGGTCGCTGGCGAAGTCGCTCGACCTCGTGAGCTTCGGCAAAATGCGCTACAATTTGCTCGGAAACGCCGGCCACTGGTTCCCTGGAACGAACGCGAAAACCTTCGACGCGCACGCCCTCGCCCCGCTCCTCGCTGGCTCCGCCTTTGCAGATCGCATCCCGCAGATTCTGACCGAGGCTAACGACATTTTGCTCGGTGAGGAAGTCCAGCGCCTGAGCAAAAGCGACTAG